One part of the Sneathia vaginalis genome encodes these proteins:
- a CDS encoding ABC transporter ATP-binding protein, with product MSDYILEMKNIRKEFFGGKIVANDDINLKIRKGEIHAIVGENGAGKSTLMKILNGLYDLTSGEIYYKGEKVDISTPTIAAKLGIGMVYQHFMLVETLTVAENMVLGFEPKKAKILFDIDKARRDVKEVSEKYGLNIDPDALVGDLSVGVQQRVEILKILFKGAELLVFDEPSAVLTPQEVIELYGIMRNLIKEGKTIIFITHKLQEVLDLSDNITVIRRGKDVGELKTSEATKETIANMMVGRQVLFNIKKEPVKIGDTLVEVDHICAKNDLGIDKVNDISFSIRKGEVLGIAGVEGNGQTELIEVLAGLRKSNSNNGKYTIDNVSVYNQKPKFIRDSGLAHIPEDRHKRAIINEFTVKENLILGVLEPYVNKGILNSKKIDRAVKEYIQKYDIRPTDPSVIYGGLSGGNQQKVVIARELEKENKFIIAAQPTRGVDIGAIEMIHNTILHERTKGKAILLVSAELSEIMALSDRIAVMYSGKLVGILNREDATIEKLGILMAGGKIDE from the coding sequence ATGAGTGACTATATTTTAGAAATGAAAAATATACGTAAGGAATTCTTTGGAGGTAAAATAGTCGCAAATGATGATATAAATCTTAAAATCCGTAAAGGTGAGATCCATGCAATAGTAGGAGAAAATGGTGCTGGAAAATCTACACTTATGAAAATACTTAATGGATTATATGATTTAACATCGGGTGAAATTTACTACAAAGGTGAAAAAGTTGATATATCTACTCCTACAATAGCAGCAAAGCTAGGAATAGGTATGGTTTATCAACATTTTATGCTAGTTGAAACGCTAACAGTAGCTGAAAATATGGTATTAGGGTTTGAACCTAAAAAAGCAAAAATTCTATTTGACATAGATAAAGCAAGAAGAGATGTTAAAGAAGTTTCAGAAAAATATGGGTTAAATATAGATCCAGATGCTTTAGTTGGAGATTTATCAGTTGGAGTTCAACAAAGAGTAGAAATTTTAAAAATACTATTTAAAGGGGCAGAATTATTAGTATTTGATGAACCGAGTGCCGTTCTAACACCACAAGAAGTTATAGAACTATATGGTATTATGAGAAACTTAATAAAAGAAGGAAAGACTATAATATTCATAACACACAAATTACAAGAAGTATTAGACTTGTCTGATAATATTACTGTAATAAGACGTGGAAAAGATGTAGGTGAACTAAAAACAAGTGAAGCTACAAAAGAAACTATAGCCAATATGATGGTAGGAAGACAAGTATTATTTAATATAAAGAAAGAACCAGTAAAAATAGGGGATACATTAGTTGAAGTTGACCATATATGTGCAAAAAATGACCTAGGAATAGATAAAGTTAATGATATAAGCTTTAGCATTAGAAAAGGTGAAGTATTAGGTATTGCAGGTGTTGAAGGTAATGGTCAAACAGAATTAATAGAAGTTTTAGCAGGATTAAGAAAATCAAATTCTAATAATGGTAAATATACTATTGATAATGTTAGTGTATATAATCAAAAACCTAAATTTATACGTGATTCAGGATTAGCACATATACCAGAAGATAGACATAAAAGAGCTATTATTAATGAATTTACAGTTAAGGAAAATTTAATATTAGGTGTATTAGAACCATATGTAAATAAAGGTATATTAAATTCTAAAAAAATAGATAGAGCAGTAAAAGAATATATTCAAAAATATGATATAAGACCCACAGATCCAAGCGTAATTTATGGAGGATTGTCAGGTGGAAACCAACAAAAAGTTGTTATTGCAAGAGAATTAGAAAAAGAAAATAAGTTTATAATAGCAGCACAACCTACACGTGGTGTAGATATAGGGGCTATTGAAATGATACATAATACTATCTTACATGAAAGAACAAAAGGGAAAGCTATTTTATTAGTATCAGCTGAATTGTCTGAAATAATGGCACTAAGTGATAGAATAGCTGTTATGTATTCAGGTAAATTAGTTGGAATTCTAAATAGAGAAGATGCAACAATAGAAAAGTTAGGTATACTTATGGCAGGGGGAAAAATAGATGAATAA
- the deoD gene encoding purine-nucleoside phosphorylase yields MATPHIGANKGDIAEVVLLPGDPLRAKYIAETFLENPVLYTNVRGMLGFTGTYKGKRVSVQGTGMGVPSIGIYVNELITEYGCRVLMRIGTAGSTNKNVKIRDVVLAMASSTDSAINKIRFSGKDYAPCADPDLFITAYNIAKERGMSVKAGNILTSDTFYNDDVNSWKHWSDFGILCVEMETAQLYTLAAKYGVKALTLLTISDSLVTGEQTTAEERQLTFNDMIIAALETALKF; encoded by the coding sequence ATGGCAACACCACATATAGGAGCAAATAAAGGAGATATTGCAGAAGTAGTATTATTACCAGGAGATCCACTAAGAGCAAAATATATTGCAGAAACATTTTTAGAAAATCCAGTTTTATACACTAATGTTAGAGGTATGTTAGGATTTACTGGAACATATAAAGGTAAAAGAGTTTCAGTACAAGGTACAGGTATGGGAGTACCATCAATAGGTATATATGTTAATGAATTAATAACTGAATATGGTTGTCGTGTACTAATGAGAATAGGTACAGCAGGATCAACAAACAAGAATGTAAAAATTAGAGATGTTGTATTAGCTATGGCAAGTTCAACAGATTCAGCAATTAACAAGATAAGATTTAGTGGTAAAGATTATGCACCATGTGCAGATCCAGACCTATTTATAACAGCATATAATATTGCAAAAGAAAGAGGAATGAGTGTAAAAGCTGGTAACATTTTAACTAGTGATACTTTCTATAATGATGATGTAAATTCATGGAAACATTGGTCAGATTTTGGTATCTTATGTGTAGAAATGGAAACAGCACAATTATATACACTAGCAGCAAAATATGGAGTTAAGGCTTTAACATTATTAACAATAAGTGATTCATTAGTAACAGGAGAACAAACAACAGCAGAAGAAAGACAATTAACTTTCAATGATATGATAATAGCTGCACTAGAAACAGCTCTTAAATTTTAA
- a CDS encoding ABC transporter permease, translated as MEKKEKKEITKAPTGFEIIKREFIKDKIALVSLIILVALILIIFISSALLNQDEVMTVSLLDKYARPGEGFWLGADSGGRSILGQLIIGARNSIIIGFCVTFISQIIGISIGLISGYYAGRVDNIIMRIIDFIIILPTTMVIIVFITIVPKFTAFKFILILTAFMWVGTARLIRSKALSEARKDYISASKTLGTSDIKIMLTELLPNISSIILVDLTLTFAGNIGIETGLTYLGYGLPPATPSLGTLITYASKPEIISSKLWVWLPASLLILVLMLCINYVGQALKRATDARQRLG; from the coding sequence ATGGAAAAGAAAGAAAAAAAAGAAATAACCAAAGCACCTACTGGATTTGAAATCATAAAAAGAGAGTTCATTAAAGATAAGATAGCATTAGTGTCACTTATAATACTTGTAGCATTAATTTTAATAATATTTATTTCTTCAGCATTACTTAATCAAGATGAAGTAATGACTGTAAGCTTATTAGATAAGTATGCAAGACCAGGAGAAGGTTTCTGGTTAGGAGCTGACTCAGGTGGACGTTCTATTTTAGGACAATTAATAATAGGTGCAAGAAATTCTATAATTATAGGATTTTGTGTAACATTTATTTCACAAATTATTGGTATATCTATAGGTTTAATATCTGGATACTATGCAGGTAGAGTAGATAATATAATAATGCGTATTATAGACTTTATTATAATCTTACCAACAACAATGGTAATAATTGTATTTATAACAATAGTACCAAAGTTTACAGCATTTAAGTTTATACTAATACTAACTGCATTTATGTGGGTAGGAACAGCAAGACTTATTAGATCAAAAGCATTATCAGAAGCTAGAAAAGACTATATAAGTGCATCAAAGACATTAGGAACTAGTGATATTAAGATAATGTTAACAGAATTATTACCTAATATTAGTTCAATAATATTAGTAGATTTAACATTGACTTTTGCAGGTAACATAGGTATAGAAACAGGACTTACATATTTAGGTTATGGGTTACCACCTGCAACACCATCATTAGGTACATTAATAACATATGCATCAAAACCAGAAATAATTTCATCAAAATTATGGGTATGGTTACCAGCATCATTATTAATTTTAGTGTTGATGTTATGTATAAACTATGTAGGGCAAGCTTTAAAGAGAGCAACAGACGCAAGACAAAGATTAGGATAG
- a CDS encoding DUF1439 domain-containing protein: MKKFILLFIILPFVSLAFSVAIPNVAIDYGIKKIFPVEKAKYGSKIKVFNPEIKIEDNKFKLKTDYTASVLLKKFKGNMYFESNVRFDNVTNDIYLDKVKLVKITDGKHEFMPESNFISTALMNSIYPIVEKKSIYNTKEHSLTKLLPINDITINDNRLLVDF; encoded by the coding sequence ATGAAGAAATTTATTCTATTATTTATTATTCTTCCATTCGTTTCACTTGCCTTTTCAGTTGCAATACCAAATGTTGCAATTGACTATGGGATTAAAAAAATTTTCCCTGTTGAAAAAGCAAAGTACGGAAGCAAGATTAAAGTCTTTAATCCTGAAATTAAGATAGAAGATAATAAATTTAAATTAAAAACTGATTATACAGCTAGTGTACTACTTAAAAAGTTTAAAGGTAATATGTATTTTGAATCTAATGTTAGGTTTGATAATGTGACAAATGATATTTATTTAGATAAAGTTAAATTAGTTAAAATAACTGATGGTAAGCATGAATTCATGCCTGAATCTAACTTCATCTCAACTGCTTTAATGAATAGCATATACCCTATTGTTGAAAAAAAGAGTATATACAACACTAAAGAACATTCACTAACAAAATTATTACCTATCAATGATATTACTATAAATGATAATAGACTTTTAGTAGATTTTTAA
- a CDS encoding BMP family lipoprotein translates to MKRILAFIGTVLTMITLISCNQKQEAKAEVAAPKKVAIVYSTGGKGDKSFNDSAYRGLQMAKEKLNVEFSEYEPKDPSAEAQNQLFQYAEQGDYEIIIGVGFNMKDALVAAAKAFPKQKFALVDDETPALPNVVSLMFKEQEGSFLLGALSAMVTKTNTIGFVGGCQAPVIWRFQAGFEQGAKYVNPNINVLPVFINGNNPFNDPQTAKTLSETLVGKKADILFQVAGASGAGVFQAAKEKHVYALGVDSNQDGEEPGVILTSMVKHVDNAIFAIIKDTLEGKFEPGVRRFGLADNGVSTTDFEFTKDVVTPEIQAKLKELAEKIKSGEIKVTDQVAK, encoded by the coding sequence ATGAAAAGAATTTTAGCATTTATTGGAACAGTGTTAACAATGATAACACTTATTTCATGTAATCAAAAACAAGAAGCAAAAGCAGAAGTCGCTGCTCCTAAGAAAGTTGCTATTGTTTATTCAACAGGTGGTAAAGGGGATAAATCATTTAACGATTCAGCATATCGTGGTTTACAAATGGCAAAAGAAAAGCTAAATGTAGAATTTAGTGAATATGAACCAAAAGACCCATCAGCTGAAGCTCAAAATCAATTATTCCAATACGCTGAACAAGGTGATTATGAAATAATTATAGGTGTTGGATTCAACATGAAAGACGCACTTGTTGCAGCTGCTAAAGCGTTCCCTAAACAAAAATTTGCTTTAGTTGACGATGAAACACCAGCATTACCAAATGTAGTTTCATTAATGTTTAAAGAACAAGAAGGTTCATTCTTATTAGGTGCATTATCAGCAATGGTAACAAAGACAAATACAATAGGATTTGTTGGAGGATGTCAAGCACCAGTTATATGGAGATTCCAAGCTGGATTTGAACAAGGTGCAAAATATGTAAATCCTAATATAAATGTATTACCAGTATTCATTAATGGAAATAATCCATTCAATGACCCACAAACTGCTAAGACTTTATCTGAAACATTAGTTGGTAAGAAAGCAGATATCTTATTCCAAGTTGCAGGTGCATCAGGAGCTGGAGTATTCCAAGCTGCTAAAGAAAAACACGTATATGCATTAGGTGTTGACTCTAACCAAGATGGTGAAGAACCAGGAGTAATCTTAACATCAATGGTTAAACACGTTGATAATGCAATATTCGCAATAATAAAAGATACACTTGAAGGTAAATTTGAACCAGGTGTAAGACGTTTCGGATTAGCTGATAACGGTGTAAGTACAACTGACTTTGAATTCACTAAAGATGTAGTAACTCCAGAAATTCAAGCTAAATTAAAAGAACTAGCTGAAAAGATTAAATCAGGAGAAATAAAAGTTACAGATCAAGTAGCAAAATAA
- a CDS encoding ABC transporter permease, translating into MNKKLKDALYSLLPSLLSVLVALVIGAIIISARGVNPLLAYGSMFKAALYQTSRVFRFNGLAKTLVFATPLMFSSLSVLFAFKCGMFNIGVQGQMMAGGIGATIVGLYCHNMFGSLIVALLVAILFGFLWAGVAGLLKSIFGINEVISTIMLNYIIMPFQNYLLTGPLKDPVSGNTQSAPLCDAVKLPTLFKDITKQSLNIGFIIAIVLCILTYYFFKKTSLGYKIRAVGYNPTSSENAGINPKVISFIAMGIAGAIAGLGGAERILGGSTFYIYTDGIMGEFGFTGIAVSLLGKNNPIGIIFASIFYATLEIGGQTLQINYKLDKEIVYIIQALIVILVAAENMFYYLLKKKEGKM; encoded by the coding sequence ATGAATAAAAAATTAAAGGATGCATTATATTCACTACTACCATCACTATTATCTGTATTAGTAGCATTAGTTATAGGGGCTATAATAATATCAGCAAGAGGTGTAAATCCACTATTAGCGTATGGGAGTATGTTTAAAGCAGCTCTATATCAAACATCAAGGGTGTTTAGATTTAATGGTTTAGCAAAAACATTAGTATTTGCAACTCCATTAATGTTCTCATCTCTATCAGTATTATTCGCATTTAAATGTGGTATGTTTAATATAGGTGTACAAGGACAAATGATGGCAGGAGGAATAGGAGCAACAATAGTAGGTCTATATTGCCATAATATGTTTGGAAGTTTAATAGTAGCCTTATTAGTAGCCATATTATTTGGATTCTTATGGGCAGGTGTAGCAGGATTATTAAAATCAATATTTGGAATAAATGAAGTTATTAGTACAATAATGTTAAACTATATAATAATGCCATTTCAAAATTATCTATTAACAGGGCCTTTAAAAGATCCAGTTTCTGGTAATACACAATCAGCACCATTATGTGATGCTGTTAAATTACCTACACTATTTAAAGATATTACAAAACAATCATTAAATATAGGTTTCATAATAGCGATAGTATTATGTATTTTAACATATTACTTCTTCAAGAAGACATCATTAGGATATAAGATAAGAGCGGTAGGATATAATCCAACATCATCAGAAAATGCAGGAATTAATCCTAAAGTAATATCATTTATTGCAATGGGTATTGCAGGCGCAATTGCAGGATTAGGTGGAGCAGAAAGAATATTAGGAGGTTCAACATTCTATATTTATACTGATGGTATAATGGGAGAATTTGGATTTACAGGGATAGCTGTTTCATTACTAGGTAAAAATAATCCTATAGGTATAATATTTGCATCAATATTCTATGCAACTTTGGAAATAGGTGGACAAACACTACAAATAAACTATAAGTTAGATAAAGAAATAGTGTATATAATACAAGCACTAATTGTAATATTAGTAGCTGCAGAAAATATGTTCTATTATTTGTTAAAGAAGAAAGAAGGTAAGATGTAA
- a CDS encoding OsmC family protein translates to MYKVEAKTNTGFIVKATTEDFLYEMDKDKKLGTTPVGYVVVALSGCALMCVRGYYLRKGIKDIEIKSNLEYDGSFKFDIEIDKEITEVEASEIKEYIKKYCTVSQMLNKEISYKIIGK, encoded by the coding sequence ATGTACAAGGTAGAAGCAAAAACTAATACTGGCTTTATTGTAAAAGCAACAACAGAAGATTTCCTATACGAAATGGATAAGGACAAAAAATTAGGAACAACACCTGTTGGTTATGTAGTAGTAGCACTTAGTGGTTGTGCATTAATGTGCGTTAGAGGATATTATTTAAGAAAGGGTATAAAGGATATAGAGATAAAATCTAATCTGGAATACGATGGAAGCTTTAAGTTTGATATTGAAATAGACAAAGAGATAACTGAAGTGGAAGCTAGTGAAATTAAAGAATATATTAAAAAATATTGTACAGTATCGCAAATGTTAAATAAGGAAATAAGCTATAAGATTATAGGAAAGTAA
- the deoC gene encoding deoxyribose-phosphate aldolase encodes MEINKYIDHTVLKATVSPKEIEKLCSEAIEYKFYSVCVNGCYVKKCSEILKNTGVKIAAVIGFPLGAMSTKAKVYEAKTCIEDGASEIDMVINVGMLKAQEYSYVEGEIRQIKEAIGNNVLKVIIETCYLTDEEKVKACKLALNANADFVKTSTGFGTGGATFEDVKLMKETVGNRAKVKASGGVRTYEDAVKYIELGAERLGTSSGINIVKKIGGK; translated from the coding sequence ATGGAAATAAATAAATATATAGATCATACAGTTTTAAAAGCTACTGTAAGTCCTAAAGAAATAGAAAAATTATGTAGTGAAGCAATAGAATATAAATTTTATTCAGTATGCGTAAATGGGTGTTATGTAAAAAAATGTAGTGAAATATTAAAAAATACAGGTGTTAAAATAGCAGCAGTTATTGGTTTTCCATTGGGAGCAATGTCAACTAAGGCTAAAGTTTATGAAGCAAAAACTTGCATAGAAGATGGAGCTTCTGAAATTGATATGGTAATCAATGTTGGTATGTTAAAAGCACAAGAATATAGCTATGTCGAAGGGGAAATAAGACAAATAAAGGAAGCTATAGGAAATAATGTATTAAAAGTAATAATAGAAACTTGTTATTTAACTGACGAAGAAAAAGTTAAAGCATGTAAGTTAGCACTTAATGCAAATGCAGACTTTGTTAAGACTTCAACTGGATTTGGTACAGGTGGTGCAACATTTGAAGATGTAAAATTAATGAAAGAAACAGTTGGAAATAGAGCTAAGGTTAAAGCATCAGGTGGAGTTAGAACTTATGAAGATGCAGTTAAGTATATAGAATTAGGAGCAGAAAGACTAGGAACATCATCAGGTATAAATATAGTAAAAAAAATAGGAGGTAAATAA
- a CDS encoding thymidine phosphorylase produces the protein MRIVDIIEKKRDNIELTKEEIDFLLDECQKGNVPDYQLSAFLMATYFNDMTDKELVEFTKKMRDSGDIISFDKINKFLVDKHSTGGVGDKVTIVLAPIIAALGMATAKLSGKGLGHTGGTIDKFESIENFRFSETKEQLMNIANKTGIGLMGYSDKIVPLDKKIYSLRDVSATVPSIPLIASSIMSKKLAITSNIIILDVKVGDGAFMKDLNHAKELAKRMITIGKGAGRKTNVVLSNMDEPLGRNIGNANEVIEGIEALKGNIMPDLKEVVYTIASLALKAKGEIEDIKKGWPLIDNVIKSGLALKKLQEFIIESGGNGDLVNDYTLLPQAKHKLQVKADKSGYVKRIKTEEIGKAAMVIGAGRATKESIIDHAVGLKVIKKVADKVEKGEVICEIEYNDDKFVEDSKALILDAYVITDEKVENPKTILEIIE, from the coding sequence ATGAGGATAGTTGATATAATTGAAAAGAAAAGAGATAATATTGAATTAACAAAGGAAGAAATAGATTTTCTTTTGGATGAATGTCAAAAAGGTAATGTACCAGATTACCAATTATCAGCTTTCTTAATGGCAACATATTTTAACGATATGACAGATAAAGAGCTAGTAGAATTCACAAAAAAAATGAGAGATTCAGGAGATATTATTAGTTTTGATAAGATTAATAAATTTTTAGTTGATAAGCATAGTACTGGAGGAGTAGGAGATAAGGTTACAATAGTTTTAGCACCAATAATAGCTGCTCTAGGAATGGCAACAGCTAAATTGTCAGGTAAGGGACTTGGACACACAGGAGGAACTATAGATAAATTTGAATCAATAGAAAACTTTAGATTCTCAGAAACTAAAGAACAATTGATGAATATTGCCAATAAAACAGGTATAGGTCTTATGGGTTATAGCGATAAAATAGTACCTCTTGATAAAAAAATATATTCATTAAGAGATGTAAGTGCAACAGTTCCATCAATCCCCCTAATAGCAAGTAGTATAATGAGTAAAAAACTTGCAATAACATCTAATATAATAATCCTAGATGTTAAAGTTGGTGACGGAGCATTTATGAAAGATTTAAACCATGCAAAAGAATTAGCAAAAAGAATGATTACAATAGGTAAAGGTGCTGGTAGAAAAACAAATGTAGTTCTATCAAATATGGATGAACCTTTAGGTAGAAATATAGGTAACGCTAATGAAGTTATTGAAGGTATAGAAGCACTTAAAGGTAATATAATGCCAGATTTAAAAGAAGTAGTATATACAATTGCATCACTTGCACTTAAAGCAAAGGGAGAAATTGAGGATATAAAAAAAGGATGGCCTTTAATAGATAATGTAATAAAATCAGGTTTAGCTCTTAAAAAATTGCAAGAGTTCATCATAGAAAGTGGAGGAAATGGAGATCTAGTTAATGACTATACTCTTTTACCGCAAGCAAAGCACAAGTTACAAGTTAAAGCAGATAAATCAGGTTATGTAAAAAGAATAAAGACAGAAGAAATAGGTAAGGCAGCTATGGTAATAGGTGCTGGAAGAGCAACAAAAGAATCAATAATAGATCATGCAGTAGGTCTTAAAGTAATTAAGAAAGTTGCAGATAAAGTTGAAAAAGGTGAAGTTATATGTGAAATAGAATATAACGATGATAAATTTGTTGAAGATTCAAAAGCATTAATATTAGATGCATATGTAATAACAGATGAAAAGGTTGAAAATCCAAAAACAATTTTAGAAATAATAGAATAG
- the uvrC gene encoding excinuclease ABC subunit UvrC, translating to MDIKKVDIPLNPGVYMMKDKNGEIIYIGKAKNLKNRVSSYFTGTHNTKTMELVKNIENIDFFICNTELEAFILENNLIKKHKPKYNILLKDQKTYPYLKITKEEFPRILVVRRVSDDAYYFGPFPNVNMKEVVMNLKKVFKLKDTKVKVVNKDGKEYIDYHIDLSNGPSFFKKPEIKEEYQENVRQLLLFLNSKKTDVLKYLEERMEKFSENLEFEKAIIERERIKALKKLLAYQITESTRENDEDIVTIDKNDKKLFICILSIRNGKLISKTSKVIDILVDNDLIDSVIARYYEKILAPKTVVLDEMYEDKKDILEGWFKTEKNKNVRVVFPKKGRLHNLLKLANLNLENEKSRYFNEKRKLNAILEDLKEMLDLPKYPRIIESYDISNIQGVDSVAGQVVFVNGKKQTKMYKKYKIKTVVGPDDYHSMKEVILRRLNHPPYPDLILLDGGKTHVGVIRKTLAKENIYIPVFGMYKDNKHRTYGLCDDERVYDLKGNEKLFNLITSFQDEVHRFSITYHKLLRSKRVLKSRLDEIEGIGPKRKKELLKNFKTVDNVFNASIDELKKYVPEKIAKAISEN from the coding sequence ATGGATATAAAAAAAGTTGATATACCTTTGAATCCAGGGGTATATATGATGAAAGATAAAAATGGTGAAATAATATATATAGGTAAGGCAAAGAATCTAAAAAATAGAGTTAGTTCATATTTTACAGGTACACATAACACAAAAACAATGGAACTAGTGAAAAATATAGAAAATATAGATTTTTTCATATGCAATACAGAATTAGAGGCATTTATACTTGAAAATAATCTAATAAAAAAGCATAAACCTAAGTATAATATTTTATTAAAAGATCAAAAAACATATCCATATTTAAAAATAACAAAAGAAGAATTTCCAAGAATATTAGTTGTTAGAAGAGTGAGCGATGATGCGTATTATTTTGGCCCATTCCCTAATGTTAATATGAAGGAAGTTGTAATGAATTTAAAAAAAGTGTTTAAATTAAAAGATACTAAGGTTAAAGTAGTAAATAAAGATGGGAAAGAATATATAGACTACCACATAGATTTATCAAATGGCCCTAGTTTTTTTAAAAAGCCTGAAATAAAAGAAGAATATCAAGAAAATGTAAGACAACTATTACTATTCTTAAATTCAAAAAAAACTGACGTTCTAAAATATCTCGAAGAAAGAATGGAAAAATTCAGTGAGAATTTAGAGTTTGAAAAAGCAATAATAGAAAGAGAAAGAATAAAAGCATTAAAAAAGCTTTTGGCATACCAAATAACAGAATCTACAAGGGAAAATGATGAAGACATTGTTACAATAGATAAAAATGATAAGAAGCTATTCATATGCATATTAAGTATAAGAAATGGGAAATTAATTTCCAAAACATCTAAAGTAATAGATATATTAGTAGACAATGACTTGATAGACAGTGTTATAGCAAGATATTATGAAAAAATATTGGCACCTAAAACTGTTGTATTAGATGAGATGTATGAAGATAAAAAAGATATATTAGAGGGTTGGTTTAAAACTGAAAAGAATAAGAATGTTAGAGTAGTTTTTCCTAAAAAAGGACGACTACATAACTTATTAAAACTAGCAAATTTAAATCTAGAAAATGAGAAGAGCAGATATTTTAACGAAAAGAGGAAGTTAAATGCAATATTAGAAGATTTAAAAGAAATGCTAGACCTACCTAAATATCCAAGAATAATCGAAAGTTACGACATATCAAATATACAAGGTGTAGACAGTGTAGCAGGACAAGTAGTGTTCGTTAATGGTAAAAAACAAACGAAGATGTACAAGAAATACAAGATAAAAACTGTTGTAGGACCAGATGACTATCACAGCATGAAAGAGGTGATTTTAAGAAGATTGAATCATCCACCATATCCTGATCTAATATTATTAGACGGTGGTAAAACTCATGTTGGTGTTATACGAAAGACATTAGCAAAAGAAAATATATACATACCAGTTTTTGGTATGTATAAGGACAATAAACACAGAACATATGGATTGTGCGATGATGAAAGAGTATACGATTTAAAAGGCAATGAAAAGTTATTTAATTTAATAACAAGTTTTCAGGATGAAGTTCATAGATTTAGTATAACTTATCACAAACTATTGCGTTCAAAAAGAGTACTAAAAAGTAGGTTAGATGAAATAGAAGGCATAGGACCTAAGAGAAAAAAAGAACTATTGAAGAATTTTAAAACTGTAGATAATGTATTCAATGCAAGTATTGATGAGTTAAAAAAATATGTTCCAGAGAAAATAGCAAAGGCTATTTCTGAAAATTAA
- a CDS encoding ABC transporter permease, producing the protein MDTLILIIKQAIVIAPPILITAVGACLCELSGVVNIGLEGMMLTGAFAAACVNIFTGNPYLGIFVGIIVGGLVSLIHAVISIHLKGNQIVSGVAVNLFAASTTSFLIKVIFHVAGSTDKAKNGANSMVVLTFVYVLAIITYFVVYKTVFGLRLRTVGEHPLAADTVGINVYKYRYIGVILSGMYAGLGGSYMSTVILQNFIKDMTAGRGFMALAAMIFGKWNPLGAILASLLFSFGQAFSNNAKALALPVPQQFIEMIPYILTILVLIGFVGKARPPKEDGKPYEK; encoded by the coding sequence ATGGATACTTTAATATTAATTATAAAACAAGCAATAGTTATAGCACCTCCTATTTTAATAACAGCAGTTGGAGCATGTTTATGTGAATTATCAGGAGTAGTAAATATAGGACTTGAAGGTATGATGTTAACAGGAGCATTTGCAGCAGCATGTGTAAACATCTTCACTGGTAATCCATACCTAGGTATATTTGTTGGTATAATAGTAGGTGGTTTAGTTTCATTAATTCATGCTGTAATTAGTATCCATCTTAAAGGAAATCAAATAGTAAGTGGGGTAGCAGTAAACTTATTTGCTGCATCAACTACAAGTTTTTTAATCAAAGTAATATTCCATGTTGCAGGGTCTACAGATAAGGCAAAAAACGGGGCTAACAGTATGGTAGTATTGACTTTTGTATATGTACTTGCGATTATAACATACTTTGTTGTATACAAGACAGTATTTGGATTAAGATTAAGAACAGTAGGAGAACATCCATTAGCTGCTGATACAGTAGGTATAAATGTATATAAATATAGATATATAGGTGTAATATTATCAGGTATGTATGCAGGACTTGGTGGTTCATATATGTCAACAGTAATATTACAAAACTTTATAAAAGACATGACAGCAGGTCGTGGATTTATGGCGTTAGCTGCAATGATATTCGGTAAATGGAATCCATTAGGAGCAATATTAGCATCATTATTGTTCTCATTTGGTCAAGCATTCTCTAATAATGCAAAGGCACTAGCATTACCTGTGCCACAACAATTTATAGAAATGATACCATACATATTAACAATATTAGTTCTAATAGGATTCGTAGGTAAGGCAAGACCACCTAAGGAAGATGGAAAACCATACGAAAAATAA